GCGGCCTCGATCTCGGGGACGCTCACCGATAGATCGGGGAGTCCCTTGGCGGGGTACAGCAGCGGTGTGGGCGGGGGTGTCTCGGGGTCGGTGCTGCCTTGGTCGCGGGTGTCCGGTTCGCTCATGTCAGGCGCGGGAGCGCGAGCTGAGGTCGGTGACCCCGGCCGGCGGCAGGCCCGCGGCATGCTCGAGCACGTCGCAGAACGCCTCGACGTGCGCGCCGACGTCGGGGGTGGTGGCCGTCCACGACGCCCGCAGCTCGAGCTGGTGGGCGCGCGGCGGCCCGGAGATGTCGCCGTAGCGCACCGACGTGGTGGCGGTGACGGTGCCGCCCAGCGCCGTGACGCGCTCGGTGCGCGCCTCGAGCGCGTCGTGCAGCCAGCTCCAGGCCACCTCGGGCAGCAGGGGATCGACGGCTTCGCTGGGATCCAGGTCGGCCTGGATGAAGGCGACCAGCCGCAGCGTGCCGTCCCAGGCGTCGGCGCCGTCGGGGTCGTACAGCAGGATGAGCCGGCCGAAGGCGTCACCCTCGGAGCGCTCGGGAATGATTTCGAGGTCGGGGTGCTTCACCTCGGCCCCCAGCGCGTAGCTGAAGGGCGCCAGGCGCTGCGGCGGGCGGATCGGCCCCAGCTCGATCTCCGGCCGCGGGGTGACGGCGTTCATCGCCGCCACCGCCTCGCGGAAGGGGGCCGGTTCGAGTGAGCTCACAGCGTCCGACGGTAGACCCATCGGTGGACACGCCGAAACAGGCGCGCCGATTCGGGCACCCGTCGCGACCAAGCCGTTATCCGGGCCCACCGGGGCCTTGCTGAGGCCGAAGTGCCTGCTCAGGGGGTACTTCCTCCGGTGAACCGGGCGGGGCGCTTCTCCCGGTGCGCCGCGAGTCCCTCCTGGACGTCCGGGCCGCTGAAACTGAGGAATTCCAGGCCGAGCGACGTTTCGAAGGTGGGCCCGAACATCCGGTACCAGGAGTTCAGGCTGTGCTTGGTCCAGCGGATCGCGTTCTGCGCGCCCTGCGCCAGGTTCTCGGCGAGCCGGGTGGCGGTCGGCAGGACGTCGTCGTCGTCGACGCAGGTGGACACGAGGCCGATGCGCTCGGCCTCATCGCCGAGCAGCGTCTCGCAGGTCAGCAGGTAGTACTTCGCCTTGGCCATCCCGACCAGCAGGGGCCAGCAGATCGCGGCGTGGTCGCCCGCCGCGACGCCCAGCTTGGTGTGCCCGTCGATGAGTTTCGCGGTGCGGCCCGCGACCGAGATGTCGGCGAGCAGCGCGACCACCAGGCCCGCCCCGACGGCCGGTCCCCGGATCGCCGAGACCACCGGCTTGTCGAAGTTGACCATGTTGAGCACCAGGTCGCGCGCCTCCCGCATGATGCGGATCCGGCCCTCGTAGTCGCCGATGGTCTCGGCGATCAGGTCGAAGCTGCCGCCGGACGAGAAGGCCTTGCCCTCGCCGCGGACCAGGACCACCCGCACGGCGGGGTCGCGGGCGATGGCCGGCCAGACGTCGGCCAGGTCCCGGTGCATTTGCGGGCCGACGGAGTTGAGTCCGGGGGAGTCGAGCACCAGCGTCAGGATGCCGTTGTCGCCCACTTCGCAGCGCAGGCTGGGGAACTCGGCGTAATCCACCGGGGGCTCGTTGACTGGCACGGTCGTCGATACTACGCAGCGGCACCCACGTGGCAGCATTGAGGACGATGGACAGCCCCACGCTTACTCGTCGCGACCTTCCGGAGTCGGCCTACCTGGCCGCCGTCACCGGCCGCAAGCCCGCCCGGATCCCGGTGTGGTTCATGCGGCAGGCCGGACGATCGCTCCCGGAGTATCGCGAGCTGCGGGCCCAGACCGACATGCTCGCGGCCTGCTTCGACGCCGAGCTGGTCTGCGAGATCACTTTGCAGCCGGTGCGCCGCCACGACGTCGACGCGGCGATCCTGTTCTCCGACATCGTGGTTCCGCTGCTCGGCGCCGGCGTCGACCTGGACATCGTCGCGGGCGTCGGGCCGGTGATCGCGTCGCCGGTGCGCACCGCGGCAGACGTCGACGCGCTGAAACCCCTCGACGCACAGCGCGTCCAGCCGGTGGCGGACGCGGTCAGCCTGCTGGTGGCCGCCCTGGGTGAGGTGCCGCTGATCGGGTTCGCCGGCGCGCCGTTCACGCTGGCGTCCTACCTGATCGAGGGGGGGCCCAGTCGTCACCACGCCCGCACCAAGGCGATGATGCTCGCCGAACCCGACAGCTGGCATGCGCTGTTGGAGAAGCTGACCGACATCACCGTCGGTTTCCTGCGGGCGCAACTCGACGCCGGGGTGGACGCCATCCAGGTGTTCGACTCGTGGGCCGGGGCGCTGTCGCTGGCCGACTACCGCGCCCATGTGGCGCCGCACAGCGCGCGGGTGTTCGCCACGCTGGCCGAGTACGGCGTCCCCATGACCCACTTCGGGGTGGGCACCGCCGAACTCCTGGGCGCGATGTCGGCCGCGGGTGCCACGGTCGTCGGCGTGGATTGGCGGACCGCGCTGGCCGACGCCGCCACCCGCGTGGCGCCCGGCACCGCGCTGCAGGGCAACCTCGATCCGGTGGTGGTGCTGGCCGGTTGGCCGGTGGTGGAGCGCGCCGCGCGGGCCGTGGTCGACGACGGGCGCCGCGCGGTCGACGCGGGCGCGGCCGGACACGTCTTCAATCTCGGCCACGGCGTGCTGCCGGAAACGGACCCCGGCGTGCTGACCGAGCTGGTGTCCCTGGTCCACTCCCTATGAGCCGGTCGTATTGCATCGTCGGGGGCGGGATCTCGGGTCTGACGGCGGCATATCGACTGCGCGCGGCTGTCGGCCCCGACGCGACCATCACGCTGTTCGAACCGGGAGACCGGCTGGGTGGCATCCTGCGCACCGAGCAGGTCGGCGGGCAGCCGATGGACCTCGGCGCCGAGGCCTTCATCCTGCGCCGGCCCGAGATGCCGACGCTGCTGGCCGAGCTGGGCCTGTCGGGACGCCAACGGGTCTCTACCGGCGCTCGGCCGTTGATCTACAGCCAGGGGGAGTTGCACCCGCTGCCCACCGGCACGGTCGTCGGCATGCCGTCGTCGGCGGCGTCGGTGGCCGGTCTCGTCGACGACGAGACCGTGGCGCGGATCCGGGACGAACCGGCGCGGCCGCTGGACTGGCGCGCGGGCAGCGATCCGTCGGTCGCCGATCTCGTGGGCGACCGGTTCGGCGAGCAGGTGGTGGCCCGGTCCGTGGATCCGCTGCTGAGCGGGGTCTACGCCGGCTCGGCGGCGACAATCGGCCTGCGCGCGGCGGCCCCCGGCGTGGCGGCGGCCCTCGATCGGGGGGCCGCGAGCCTGACCGACGCCGTCCGGCGGGCGTTGCCGCCGCCCAACGGCGCCCCGCTGTTCGGGGCGCTGGACGGCGGCTATCGCGTGCTGGTCGACGAGCTCATGGCGCGCAGCGGGCTGCGCTGGGTGCGGGCCGCGGTGGACCGGCTCGCCCGGGCCGGATCCGGCTGGTCGCTGATCGATGACACCGGCGCCGAGTGGCGCGCGGACGCGGTGGTCGTGGCCGTCCCGCCGGCCCGGGCCGTGGCGTTGCTCGGCGGGATCGCCCCGCGCACGGTCGCCGCGGCCGGCCGGATCGCGACCGCGTCGGCGGCGGTGGTAGCGCTGGCGGTGCCCGGTGACACGCCGTTCCCGCAGTGTTCGGGCGTGCTGGTCGCCAGCGGCGAGCCCTTGCGGACCAAGGCGATCACCCTGTCGTCGCGCAAATGGGGCTCGGGCGGGCACACCCAGCTGCTGCGGCTCTCGTACGGGCGGTTCGGTGACGACGTGGCGGTGAAGACCCTCGACGACGACCTGCTCGCCTGGGCGGTGGCCGACCTGGCCGCCGTGTTCGGGCTGACGGTCGAGCCGCTGGACGCCCGGGTCCAGCGGTGGGTCGACGCGATGCCGCAGTACGGGCCCGGGCATGCCGACCTGGTTGCCGAAGTCCGCGCCGGGTTGCCGCCGACCCTCGCCGTGGCCGGCAGCTACCTCGACGGCATCGGCGTACCGGCGTGCGTCGCGGCGGCCGGCCGCGCGGTCGAGGCCCTCGATGCGAAAGTGGCACGATAGGTTCCATGGCCAAGCTCGACTACGACACCCTCAACGCGACGATCCGCTACCTGATGTTCTCGGTTTTCTCCGTGCGGCCGGGCGCGCTCGGAGATGAGCGCCACGGCGTCGTCGACGAGGCGGCGACGTTCCTCAAGCAACAAGAGGAACGCGGGGTGGTGGTGCGCGGTCTCTATGACGTCGCGGGCCTGCGCGCCGATGCCGACTTCATGATCTGGACCCACGCCGAACGCGTCGAGGCGCTGCAGGCGACCTACGCCGACTTCCGGCGCACCACCGCGCTGGGGCGGGCCTGTTCGCCGGTGTGGAGCAGCGTGGCGCTGCACCGGCCGGCCGAGTTCAACAAGAGCCACATCCCGGCGTTCCTGGCCGGCGAGGAACCCGGCGCCTACATCTGCGTGTATCCCTTCGTGCGGTCCTACGAGTGGTATCTGCTGCCCGACGAAGAGCGCCGGCGCATGCTCGCCGAGCACGGGATGGCCGCCCGCGAGTACAAGGACGTCCGCGCCAACACGGTGCCGGCGTTCGCGCTGGGCGACTACGAGTGGCTATTGGCGTTCGAGGCCCCCGAGTTGCACCGCATCGTCGACCTGATGCGCGAGTTGCGCGCCACCGACGCCCGCCGGCACACCCGCGAGGAGACGCCGTTCTTCACCGGGCCGAGGGTGCCGGTCGAGCCGCTGGTGAACTCGCTGCCATGACGACGCCATTCGATCCGACGGATCACTCCCGCTTCGAGGAGATGTACCGCGACGATCGTCTGTCGCACGGGCTGCCGGCCGCCACGCCGTGGGACATCGGCGGCCCGCAGCCGGTGGTCCAGCAGCTGGAGGCGGTGGGTGCCATCAAGGGTGAGGTGCTCGACCCGGGCACCGGGCCCGGCCACCACGCCATCTATTACGCCTCGAAGGGCTACGCCGCCACCGGCATCGACGGCTCCGCGACCGCTTTGGAGCGGGCGCGGGCAAACGCCGAAAAGGCCGGGGTCTCGGTCGACTTCGTGCTTGCCGACGCCACCAAACTGGAGGGGTTCGAGGGCCGCTTCGACACCGTCGTCGACTGCGCCTTCTACCACACGTTCAGCACCGACCCCGAGCTGCAGAGGTCGTACGTGCAGGCGCTGCGCCGCGCGACGAAACCGGGTGCGCGGCTGTACATGTTCGAGTTCGGCCAACACGACGTCAACGGCTTCACGATGATGCGGTCGTTGTCGGAGAGCGACTTTCGCGACGTGCTTCCGGTCGGCGGGTGGGAGATCACGTATCTGGGGCCCACGACCTACCTGGTCAACATCAGCGCCGAGCAGATCGAGATGATGGCCGCGCGCAATGCCGGCATGGCCGAGCAGACCGGGGACATGCTGAAGCGCTTCCGGGCGATGGAGCCGTGGCTGGTTAATGGCCGGGTGCACGCCCCGTTCTGGGAAGTGCACGCGACGCGGGTGGACTGAGGCGGGCTCGTCCGCTTTTGCGGCGTTTTGGCGCCGCCCTGGGCCCCCTTGGCGCCGCGACACATAAACGTCTGCGACGACACGCTGGAAAGCAACGCAGCCGTTTATGTCTCGTGGATCCCTGCGCCGGGTACCGACGTCTTTCGGTTGTGGGCGACGTGTTCAAAGGCAGCGAGGCCGTGCGGCAGGGCCGGCTTACCCCGTATCGGCTGCGGACCGAGTTCCGGGCAGTCCTTCCCGACGTGTATCTGCCGAGTCACGCCGCGCCGTCGCTGCGCGCCCGTTCGACGGCCGCGTGGCTGTGGTCGGGCCGTCGCGGCGTGCTGGCCGGACTCGCCGCCGCGGCGCTGCACGGCTCGTGCTGGGTCGACGACGACGAGCCCGTCGAGTTGATTTGGCGAAACCAGCACGCGCCGGTCGGCGTGCTGACCCGCAACCTGCGGGTGGGGCCCGACGAGGTCACCCGTGTCTCTGGGTTACCCGTGACCACCCTGGTGCGGACGGCTTACGACCTGGCCAGGAGGGCGCCGATCGGCGAGGCGGTGGCGCGGCTCGACGCGCTGATGCGGGCCACCCCGTTCCGCGTGGACGACGTGCTGTGGCTGGCGGAGCGGTACCCGGGTGCGCGTGGCCTGCGGCGGCTGCGCGCGGCGCTGCCGCTCGTCGATCCCGGCGCCGCGTCGCCCCGGGAGACCTGGCTGCGTCTTCTGCTGGTCGACGCCGGGTTGCCGGCCCCGGCCACGCAAATACCGATCAACGAGGGCTGGCGAACGGTTGGCGTGCTGGACATGGGCTGGGAGCGGTACGGGGTGGCCGCCGAATACGACGGCGACCACCACCGCACCAGTCGCCGCCAGTACGCCCGGGACCAGTGGCGATCGCGCAAGCTGGAGGAACTCGGCTGGATCGTCATCCGGGTGATCGCCGAGGACAGGCCGGAGGACGTCGTGCGTCGCGTGCGCGCCGCGCTGATCCACCGCGGGTGCCCCGAGCTTCGCGAGATATAAGTGTCTGCGACGCCCGTCGGCGAGTCGTATGTGTGGTTTATGTGTCGCGACGGCGCGGCGGAACGAACCCTATGAGCCCGTCGGCACCAGGCGCAGCGAGATCGAGTTGATGCAGTAGCGCTGATCGGTGGGCGTCGGGTAACCCTCACCCTCGAACACGTGCCCCAGGTGGCTGTGGCAGTTGGCGCACAGCACCTCGACCCGACGCATGCCCATCGAGTCGTCGGGGCGCAGGATGACCGCGTCGGAGTCCGCCGGGTCGAAGAACGACGGCCAGCCGCAGTGCGACTCGAACTTCTCTGTGCTGCGGAACAATTCGGCCCCGCAGGCGCGGCACTGGTAGACGCCTTCGGTCTTGGTGTCGGTGTACTCACCGGTGAAGGGCCGCTCGGTGCCGGCCTGGCGCAGCACGTGAAACTCTTCGGGCGTGAGCTTCTGGCGCCACTCGGCATCGGTCAGCTGCAGCTTCGGATTCATGCATCCACGCTAGCGCGCCGGCGCCCGGCCGTCAGCCACGCTGGATCGATCCCCTCATCCAGCCGGTCCTCGGCCTTGGCGTCCAGATAGCGGAAGCACAGCACCGTGAACACCACGATGAGCAGGAGCGACCAGCCGTACGTGATCTTCAGGTAGTGCAACGCGCGGCCGTACCTCATCCACCGGTAGATCAGCCAGTCGTCCAGCGCCAGGAACCCGTAGACCCCGAGCCACGCCGGCCAGTTGCGGATCAGCGAGTTGGGCAGGACGACGGTCATCAGGAACGGGAACAGCATCATCGAGTAGTAGCCCTGGGCCAGCGAGAGCACCAGCCACGACCACAGCAGCAGCACGCCCGACGAGCTGGTGAACCAGAACAGCGGGTCGCGGGTGCGGTAGTAGCGGTACAGCAGCCACATGGCGCCGATCGCAATGAGCGTGAACAGGATTCGCAGGAACACGATGAGCCACGTGGGCAGGCCGAAGTACACGCCGTTGCCCTCGATGGAGCTGTTGAAGTAGTCGCGCGTGCCCAGGATGTACGGCACCGTCTTGGTGAAGAAATCCATCGGGTGGCTGACCAGCGGCCAGGCGGCCACGTTGATCACCACCGGCACCGCGACGGCGGGCACCAGCGCCCGCCACTGGCGATTGAGCAGCGGCAGCAACAGCAACGGCCCGAGCAGGGGTTTGAGCGTCAGAGTCAGCCCGATCGCGACGCCGGCCCACCACTGGCGGCTGACGCGCCCGTCCAGCAACCAGCGCAGGAACAGCATCTCCGCGAGCAGCACGCAGCCGTTGATGTTGGTGAACACCAGGGTGCTGGTCACGCTCTCGGTGCAGAACATGGCGAGCAGCAGGGCGGGCGCGGCCACGGACGACAGGGTGAACTTGAACATCCGCAGCAGCAGGTACCAGGCGACGAGGATCGCCACGGTGTTGATCAGCACGAACAGGTACCGCGACGGCGTGAAGGACAGATACCCGAACGGCGCCATCAGCAGCGTGCCGCCGGGCGGGTACAGGTAGTGCGGGTCGACGTAGTCGAAGTGCTCGTTGTAGATGTCCCAGCCGCGCCGGAAGTTGAGCACCGCCCGATAGACGGGCTTGAAGTCGTCGGTGATGTTGCCGTTGAGCGTGAGGATGATGCTGCGGTGCAGCACCGACATGATCGCCAGGGGCCACAAGACGGAGCGCACGATGGTCGCCGCGCTCGGTGCGCCGGTGCGGGGAGAAAAGGCGGCCAGCGCCCGCTCGCGCAAGCCGGTTCGGGTCGAGTCAGCTGCCGTCACCAGCGCACCGTACACCGGCGCCCCACTCCGAAACTCAGGCGGGACAGTACGTGTCGGTCCCGGGTAGCTTGCCGCTGTCGAGGTAGCCGACGAGCGCGGGGACCGCGCAGGCCGAGTAGATGCTGGCGCCGTGTCCGATGCCCTGCCACATCACCCGCTTGCTCGCCGCGTTGGCGTTGATGATGGTGGCCGCGGTCGCGGCCACCCCTTCACTGCCGACGATCGGGTCGTTCTGCACCCCGGCCAGCAGAACGTCGACCTTGAGGTCCTTGGGCGCCGGCTGCGGCGAGCCGCTGGGCCAGTGCACGCACTTGACCAGGTTGAGCGCGGCGACGGTGCCGAACTGCGGGTAGAGCTTGCCCCAGGCGACGACGAGTTCGCGCACCCGGTCCGGCGTCGGCCGGTTGATCGCGTCGCTGCAGGAGTTGACGAACTGGCCGTCGGAGTCCTGCACCGCGTCGGCGTGGTTGATCAGGTTCGTCAGCTGGTTGGTGTCACCGGCGCGGGCCGTCGCCAGCGCGGCCCCGAGGCTGTTGGTGGCGCCGACGCGGCCGCCGGTGGGGAAGCCCAACGCGACGGTGATGGCGCCGGCCACTTCGGCCACCGACGCACCGCCGGGGCCCCTGCCGGCGCGGGCGTCGGCCAGCAGCTGGCTGACGGCCCCCTTGGGGTCGGCGCCAAGCGGGCAGTTCACCGCGACGCACTGGGCGGCGAACGCGTCGAGCGCGGCCTGCTGGCCCTTGACCTGCTGCTCGGCGGCCGCCTCGGCGCTGACGCCCAGCGCCACTGGGGAGTCGAGGATCAGTCGCGCGACCTTGTCCGGGCGCGACGCGGCGTAGGTGAGGGCCACCTGCGCGCCGTTGCCGATCCCGATGAGTGCGACCGCCGGCACGTCCCACAGGGTGCGCAGCCGCTCGATGTCCGACGCGGCATGGGAGTTGTCGTACGCCGACGCGCCCGGCGCGATGGCGTCGGTGCAGTTCGTGGTGGCGGTGTTGGAGACGTCGGAGAGGTTGGCGACCGGGTCGTCGCCGCTCTGGAACTGCGCCTGGTCGCGCATCTCCTGGCGGTCGATGCGGTCGCGGCAGTCGATCGGGCTGGACATGCCGATCCCGCGGCGATCGACGGCGACAATGGGGTGGGCCTGCAGGACGTCCGCGCCCGCGCCGGCGAGCCACACCGGCAGCTGCGCCGACGACGGCAGGTCGGAGCCGGTGGTGAAGACCAGCGGCCCGGCGTCGCGCGGGGTCTTGGTCGAGCGGGCACGGACCACGCCGATGGTGAGGCTCCCCGATCCGCCATTGACCGGGTCCAGGTCGGTGTCGTAGTTCGCGCAGTCGAGCTGGACGCCGGGCGCGGGGCGCACGGCCGCGTCGCCGAAGACCCGCGCCGTGCAGTCGTGCCAGGACAGGTCGTTCTTCGGTGCCGCGATCGGCGGCGGGCCGCTCGGGGGTGGCTTGGCGCTGGGCACCCCCTGTGGGCGGGCCCCGGAATTGGTGGCGAAGCGCGGGTCCGCGGCCAGGCCCGGGACGCAGCCGGCCAGTACGGTCGTCACCGCCAGCAGGATGGCGGCGCGCGTGATCTGGCGACTCATGCCGACCACAGTAGCTAGGCCTTGACGTATCGGGTGTAAAGGTAGCCGGCGTCGTCGGACAGGACGTGGGCGCAGCGCATCCGGGTGAGCAGCTGTCCCGGCCCCCCCGCGATGCGCCGGGCCGCGCCGCCGACGACGAAGGGCGCGATCGTGAGGCAGAGCTCGTCGAGCAGGTCGCGCCGGATGAACGACCCCAGCAGCGTCGGGCCGCCCTCGGTGAGGATGCGGCGCATGCCCCGCCCGCCCAGGGTCGCCAGGATGGCGGCCTCGTCCACCTGCCCGGGGTCGTCGCCCGAGCAGTCGACCACCTCGCACAGCCCGCCGAGCCTGCGGCTTGTCTCCTCGACGGCGGTCGCGCAGGTGAGCACCAGTGGCGGCACCTCGGTGCGGGTGAACACCGCCATCTCGCGTTCCAGGTGACCGGACCCGCTGACGATCGCGAGCTGCGGAACCTCGCTCTGGCCGCGCGCCTGCCGCTGCTGGCGCTGCGGGACGCTGAGGTGCGCGCCCGAGTAGCCCTCGATGCGGACCGTGCCCGCACCGACGACGATGACGTCGGCGAGTTCGCGCAGCAGGTTGAAGATGAGGCGGTCCCCGGGACCGCCCATGGATCCGCTGGTGCCGTCCGCGGTCGCCCCGCCGTCCAGGCTGGTGATGAAGTTGGCGCGCACCCACATCTCGCGCGACACCGGGTAGTCGTACAGCGGGGGCAGTGCGGCGGCGTCGAGCGGCCGTACGGCCCCCAGCAGCGACAGCGGCGGCGTCTCGGGGATGGCCCCGGAGTCGGGCATGGGACCGATTGCAGCACGGCGCTACAGTGCGGGCATGCACGGGTCCACTTCCGGCCGCGTGGCGCGTCTGGTGGATCGGCATCCGACTGTGTCCCCCGAACGGCTGATCGCGCAGTTGCGCCCCCCGCCCACGTTCGCCGACGTGAGTTTCACGACGTATCGGCCCGACCCGGCGGAGCCGACGCAGGCGGCCGCGGTGACGGCGTGCGAGGACTTCTGCCGGGAGGCCGTGGAGCGGCGGGCGGGCCGCCGGAAACTCTTCGGCAAGCGGGCCGTGTTGCCCGGGGTCGGGCTATACCTGGACGGCGGGTTCGGCGTGGGCAAGACGCACCTGCTGGCGTCGGCCTACTACCAATTGCCCGGCGACGGGCCGGGGGCGGCCGGGGCCCCGACACCCAAGGCGTTCGCGACGTTCGGGGAGCTGACCCAGCTCGCGGGGGTGTTCGGCTACGCGGAATGCATTGAGCTGCTGGCCGATTACACCGCGGTGTGCATCGACGAGTTCGAGCTCGATGACCCGGGCAACACGACGCTGATCTCGCGCCTGCTCTCGTCGCTGGTCGAGCGCGGGGTGTCGGTGGCCGCGACCTCGAACACTCTGCCTGAGCAGCTCGGCGAGGGCCGCTTCGCCGCCCAGGATTTCCTGCGTGAAATCAACACGCTGGCAAGCATTTTCACCACCGTGCGGATAGAGGGCCCCGATTACCGGCACCGCGGCCTGCCGCCGGCGCCGCAGCCGTTGTCGGACGTGGAGGTGGGGGCGCGCGCCGCCCGAACCCCGGGCGCGACGCTCGACGACTTCGACGCGTTGTGCGCGCACCTCGCCACCATGCACCCGTCGCGCTATCTCACCCTGATCGAGGGTGTGACCGCCGTCTTCGTCACCGGCGTGCACGGCCTCGACGACCAGAACGTGGCGCTGCGGGTGGTGTCGCTGACCGATCGGCTCTACGACGCCGGCATCCCGGTGGCGGCGTCCGGGGCACCGCTGGACACCATCTTCAGCGCCGAGATGCTGGCCGGCGGATACCGAAAGAAGTACTTGCGGGCCATCTCTCGGCTGCTGGCGCTCACCGCGCAAGCACGCGAACCATGACGTAGTCGTCCTCGATGCGCGTCCCCACCCGAAAGGTTCTGGTGCCGTCGACCACAAACCCGCTCTTGGTATAAAAGCGTTGCGCGCGATGGTTTTGCTGGTTGACCCCCAGCCAGACGCGCCGGACGCCCCACCCTCTCGCGGTGGCCAGGGTGCGGTCCATCAACGCCGCCGAGACGCCGGCGCCGTGGTAGTCGGCCAACACATAGATCTTGGACAGCTCGGCGGTGTCCCCTTCGCGAACGAGCATGGCGTACCCGACGATTCGGCCGTCGTGTCTCGCGGTGAGGATCGCCCGGCGCGGGTCGGCCAGGTATTCGGCGAACCGCTCGGCGGACAGGTTGGCCTCGATGAACGACGCGATGTTTTCAGCCGCCGTCCCGGGTGGGCACGCCAACGGAAAGGTATGTGCGGCAACGGCCGCCAGTTCGCCG
This genomic window from Mycobacterium saskatchewanense contains:
- a CDS encoding pyrimidine reductase family protein codes for the protein MPDSGAIPETPPLSLLGAVRPLDAAALPPLYDYPVSREMWVRANFITSLDGGATADGTSGSMGGPGDRLIFNLLRELADVIVVGAGTVRIEGYSGAHLSVPQRQQRQARGQSEVPQLAIVSGSGHLEREMAVFTRTEVPPLVLTCATAVEETSRRLGGLCEVVDCSGDDPGQVDEAAILATLGGRGMRRILTEGGPTLLGSFIRRDLLDELCLTIAPFVVGGAARRIAGGPGQLLTRMRCAHVLSDDAGYLYTRYVKA
- the zapE gene encoding cell division protein ZapE; this translates as MGPIAARRYSAGMHGSTSGRVARLVDRHPTVSPERLIAQLRPPPTFADVSFTTYRPDPAEPTQAAAVTACEDFCREAVERRAGRRKLFGKRAVLPGVGLYLDGGFGVGKTHLLASAYYQLPGDGPGAAGAPTPKAFATFGELTQLAGVFGYAECIELLADYTAVCIDEFELDDPGNTTLISRLLSSLVERGVSVAATSNTLPEQLGEGRFAAQDFLREINTLASIFTTVRIEGPDYRHRGLPPAPQPLSDVEVGARAARTPGATLDDFDALCAHLATMHPSRYLTLIEGVTAVFVTGVHGLDDQNVALRVVSLTDRLYDAGIPVAASGAPLDTIFSAEMLAGGYRKKYLRAISRLLALTAQAREP
- a CDS encoding GNAT family N-acetyltransferase produces the protein MESLIRGESLTPAVDLAAPGSVDTGELAAVAAHTFPLACPPGTAAENIASFIEANLSAERFAEYLADPRRAILTARHDGRIVGYAMLVREGDTAELSKIYVLADYHGAGVSAALMDRTLATARGWGVRRVWLGVNQQNHRAQRFYTKSGFVVDGTRTFRVGTRIEDDYVMVRVLAR